One bacterium genomic region harbors:
- a CDS encoding HEAT repeat domain-containing protein, with the protein METPRDKEELRAEVETLARDIMLLVRTVAIYPQGHPQMNKMADRVVSWSGQKGHEDLSIGVTSSELVVGGEFFGGKESRAELLARFLNSRKIARISFGPGLSSSEVYLVAARLGDRNIAGENIISALENDGVVNIQLVPLDLGAIHDQMTLEASESVGDEEAALKKRREMWLWLQSESGSPKDMARVLSSPEFWQTTFDGAPESFRELSQIFARLGSMLDRALRMIPEDRREEIGQQLARLGAGLDSEHLARLVDVLLSDSTGTGESLSFLMQLVDGEKMADLLAGLVSLGGDKEARISSFAKSFLGNDAMLAIAALAGDRKQSDSSSGYPSEVWEWVESFLVDFDENKYMGKGYRETLDRMASRLKIEGERGAAFGMFEDAEMHLDHVMIGISLYNVQGSESQLAERITERLADMDSFGIMSFLEMVDNAVPDALVGRNDVMEIFFRKVVPDIKDYAVDTKRRVIGFAARHESEILEVGLRTLLMEERLSVRRFLVELMCHFSSNSAPVIVRKARGSIWYFMRNCMIILGRIGDQRAFPFIMAQLDHEKPQVRREALRAMAFMGERGFRALQNFQFESGRFLEEKQLAKSISDRMKYN; encoded by the coding sequence GCCCAGAGACAAAGAAGAGCTGAGAGCGGAAGTAGAGACCCTCGCGCGAGATATCATGCTTCTCGTGCGCACCGTCGCCATCTATCCTCAGGGGCATCCCCAGATGAACAAGATGGCCGACCGGGTAGTCTCGTGGTCCGGGCAAAAGGGTCACGAAGACCTCTCCATAGGCGTTACGAGCAGCGAACTGGTGGTGGGAGGCGAATTCTTCGGGGGCAAGGAGAGCCGCGCCGAGCTTCTGGCCAGATTCCTCAATTCGAGAAAGATAGCGAGAATTTCCTTCGGTCCCGGCCTCTCTTCCTCGGAGGTCTATCTGGTCGCCGCGAGGCTGGGCGACAGGAACATAGCCGGGGAAAACATAATCTCGGCGCTCGAAAACGACGGGGTCGTGAACATCCAGCTGGTTCCGCTCGACCTCGGAGCCATTCACGACCAGATGACCCTCGAAGCCTCCGAAAGCGTCGGCGACGAAGAGGCCGCCCTGAAAAAGCGCCGGGAGATGTGGCTTTGGCTCCAGTCCGAGAGCGGAAGCCCCAAGGACATGGCGCGGGTGCTCTCCTCGCCGGAATTCTGGCAGACGACCTTCGACGGCGCTCCGGAAAGCTTCAGGGAACTTAGCCAGATCTTCGCCCGCCTCGGCTCCATGCTTGACAGGGCTCTTCGCATGATACCCGAGGACAGGCGCGAGGAAATAGGCCAGCAGCTTGCCAGGCTCGGCGCGGGCCTCGATTCGGAGCACCTCGCCCGGCTGGTAGACGTGCTCCTCTCCGACTCCACCGGCACCGGCGAATCCCTCTCCTTTCTGATGCAACTCGTTGACGGGGAAAAGATGGCCGATCTCCTCGCCGGACTCGTCTCCCTCGGCGGCGACAAAGAAGCCAGAATCAGCTCCTTCGCGAAGTCTTTTCTCGGCAACGACGCCATGCTCGCAATCGCCGCGCTCGCTGGGGATAGAAAACAGAGCGATTCTTCCTCCGGCTACCCTTCGGAGGTCTGGGAGTGGGTCGAATCCTTCCTCGTGGACTTCGACGAAAACAAGTACATGGGGAAGGGATACCGTGAGACCCTGGACAGGATGGCCTCGCGGCTTAAAATAGAGGGAGAAAGGGGCGCCGCCTTCGGAATGTTCGAGGACGCCGAGATGCACCTCGACCACGTAATGATAGGGATATCCCTCTACAACGTTCAAGGCAGCGAATCGCAGCTGGCGGAACGCATCACCGAGCGCCTCGCCGACATGGACAGCTTCGGTATCATGAGCTTTCTCGAAATGGTGGACAACGCCGTTCCCGACGCCCTGGTTGGGAGGAACGACGTTATGGAGATCTTTTTCCGCAAGGTCGTGCCCGATATAAAAGACTACGCGGTAGATACGAAAAGGCGCGTGATAGGGTTCGCGGCGAGGCACGAGTCCGAGATACTCGAAGTGGGCCTTCGGACCCTCCTCATGGAAGAGCGGCTTTCGGTGCGCCGCTTCCTCGTCGAGCTGATGTGCCACTTTTCCAGCAATTCCGCCCCCGTGATTGTGCGGAAGGCGCGGGGGAGCATTTGGTATTTCATGAGAAACTGCATGATAATCCTCGGAAGAATCGGGGATCAGAGGGCGTTTCCCTTTATAATGGCCCAACTCGACCACGAAAAGCCCCAGGTCAGGAGAGAAGCCCTGCGCGCGATGGCTTTTATGGGGGAGAGAGGGTTTCGGGCGCTACAGAACTTTCAGTTTGAATCCGGCAGATTCCTGGAAGAAAAGCAGCTTGCCAAAAGCATCTCCGACAGGATGAAGTACAATTGA